A stretch of DNA from Diospyros lotus cultivar Yz01 chromosome 14, ASM1463336v1, whole genome shotgun sequence:
TGTCATGGTTGACACATGAAACTTTCAGAAAGAATGCAAAGAAGGGGATACACATCATGTCATGTTGTTTTTGGCAGATTTCTTTGGAGCCCTCAGGGCAAGAGTGTACGATGATGAAGTAAGGAAGTGGATTTCTGGTATTGGGGTAGAAAATGTTGGGAAAAGGCTTGTGAACTCAAAGGAGGGACCCCCGACTTTCGATCAACCAAAAATGACTCTCAACAAGCTCCTCGAGTATGGAAACATGCTTGTCCAGGAGCAGGAGAATGTGAAGCGAGTCCAATTGGCTGACAAGTACTTGAATGAGGCGGCCCTTGGAGATGCTAATGAAGATGCCATAAAAGGAGGAACTTTCTATGGTTAGCACCCTTTATCCTATAGGTCttgatgggagaaaatgaataCTCTGAAGAGCTTTCTTAAACTTCTTCCAATTGTTTGGATGCAGGCAAAGCAGCCCAACAAATCGGCCTTCCTGTCCCCGAAGGCTGCACCGATCCATCTGCATCAAACTTCGATCCAACAGCCAGGAGCGATGATGGGACCTGCTTGTATACATTTTAGGTCTAAACTAGGGATGTTTTTACTATAAAAATTGTACAACCACAGCATGGATACCACTGCTGTCAACCACGTTTCATTGGTCGGTATCCTACTTAAGGTAATAGTGAAATCCTTCTTTTTGCTCTGTTCTCTTTTCACCCTTCAATGCCTTTGTAGCCATTGTTGGCCTTAAGGGCCTTTATTTATGCTAAGCATTCTAGAAATTAAATGATGATGAGAGAAGAGTTGCTTGTACCGCAACTCTATACATTATTGTTTAACATCTGGCTTAAGTCTTGACCATGCAAGATAGAACGTTTTATTTCTCCATGCAAGTCTTAAACCAGTTATCTCCAGGCATTACAGACTTTGATTACACGAAACAGAAATGATTGATCATACTGCAGAGTAAGAACTTGTCAGCCGACTCTAGGAGGCCCGGCTACTTTTCCCGATGAGTCGACGTGCAAGCGGACCCGTTCTTGATTGAAATCCATGGTGACAAAGCAGCCCGGCGGGACCACCTGAATCCGGGCTCTTGGCATGTCTTCCTTAATCTTCCTCTCTGCTTCTTCTGCCACCAGACCTACCACCTCTGGCCACGTCGTTTTTCGAGGTGTTCCCGATCCAGAAACATGATCCAGTGATCCTCCTGAACATCCCCATAAAACACGGCTAAAGAACAGCTACCATATCTAGCTCTTACTGATTGAAGAGATCATCAAGATTGTGAATTGAgcatgatgaagaagaaaggcGGAAGAAAACTTACTTGGTGGGAAGAGCAGTGACTGAGGATCGATGTGCTGCTGAGGAAGCTTGGTTTCTGGGTTTTCCTCTGCCATTATAAGATCAATGGCTCCAAGAGGAAGATGATCTTCCTATATTAACAGGCAAGTTCTTGCAAAATGTACCCTTTTTTGTCCATTCTGTCCCTTTCGTGGCTACAAAAACTATGGCCGGCAGCACAATTGGGTCGACCGACTTAATCTaaaataatagataatttttattacaaaaacatttatataatttgtacATTATCATTAATTAACTTACTatgacaatattattattatttaccaAAAAAGATAATATTATTTCACAATTTTATACATACAAAATTAATCCAtagtacaaaatattttttatttcagctGTCTTATTTGAAAAATAGTCTTGAATATATTAATTAGGTAGAAGACCAactccttattttatttcttctcttctttatcAAAACTCTTCATtcatttcattcgaatgatgcacGAAAATGTCTATGGGATACcgttttgacattttaaaaatattttctttactaaaattttgaaaaacattgaaaaatatttttaggttatttttataattttaaaaatattttataatattaaaaaaatatttaaaatgcatttCTAACCGCCAAATTTGAAACGGAAAAAATTGttctatattatataatataaaaatataagaaatttttttatattttatataatatgtaatataaaagttaattttaatatataatatttataataaaaaattatatttacaaaaagtctcttataattttttttctacacatttttttgtatttgtatttttgatttttttaaaaaaataccatttcttcatttcttaATATATTTGGTGCAGCCTACCTTCTCTCTTCCTGGGTCCAAGTATAAGTTTGAAACCCAAATCCGGGTTTTGCCCAATCTAGTTGGGTCAATTTCTTTCCCCTTACTACTCCGGTcgtaaaaacaaaaatgagaaatatatacgaaataaaaataaaaaaataaagacataaatgtaagaaaatacataaataaaaaatataaatatttttgttaatataattttttaatataaaaaataattatttaattaaaaataattttataatatatttaaataaatatgaatataaattatattattcatgaatcatgatttattaattaaaaataaataataaatttagaaaaaaaatcccACGTTCAACCAAAATTTCAACTCTTAACCTTTTGCGGAGGAAAACGagcatttgatattttttaatattataaaatagttttgaaatattattaaaatattttaaaaactctgACACCCCCAAAGACCTTTTCATTTATCATTAGCCTACTACAAACATTTTCAACGTATTATTGTCTTCGGACCCACACAAGAGATGGGAATCTTTTGCAATCAattatttatccaaaaatcTAATTTGAGGAAGactttttgacaattcatatagcattcattattaataattagaaaatacTAATCATTATACTTAATGACTAATTGTTTATGACTTTCTAATCTTTTATGTTAGGGGTGTGTTTGGTATAAGATAATTTTAAAGCACGATTTTTGTCCGACTCATCATTTTTAAAGATTATAGTATAGTATATCTctagagcaaaaaaaaaaaaaaaaaaaaaactaaacactTACTACATCCttttaacattaataaataCACCAAACAAGCCTTAAATGTGAATCGAATATTAAAATGTTACGCAAGActttaacttttcttttcaaactaaTAAGTCTACATCTagtcattaataaaataagaaataatcttATCTTAACTTGTATGCAAAAGGAAAGACAGGCAGAGTACGATGTCGTTTCAAATATTAATGGTAGCACtgcaaataaatataaaatatttaatataacaataataacacCTTATTATGTTGACGTGATGTTTCAATtcaatgataataataatgtattacgtatttatgattattatcaattattaaaatatcaaaaatattaaagatttatttatttttttgaccctattttaaatttgtataaaCTTAATGGAGCTAGAAACCCAATTGTTCACATATGTCTATCTCCAAGAAAACAACCTTGAGGGAAGAAAATAATCTAAATTGTTCAaaatcattcttgaaatatCAAAGGATTTTTGCTGTTCTCCTATAAGatttgtttcatttttcaaattctttaatATTGTCTTAAAATCTATTATGTTCAAGAAAATAAGTCTTTATCGAAGAATGAGTTCAAACTTAAAGAAAGATGTTCAAAAGCCTATTAGAAGAGAAAATTAAGCGAAATAAATTACAGGTGCAGAAGTCATTGGATAATTGGGATTGAGCAGCTTGTAAAAGactttaattgaaaaatttgacGAATTAAAGCGAGAAATTTGAAACGAGGATGACTTGTGGGGGAcgaaatttgaaa
This window harbors:
- the LOC127789658 gene encoding subtilisin inhibitor CLSI-I-like — protein: MAEENPETKLPQQHIDPQSLLFPPRGSLDHVSGSGTPRKTTWPEVVGLVAEEAERKIKEDMPRARIQVVPPGCFVTMDFNQERVRLHVDSSGKVAGPPRVG